The Drosophila gunungcola strain Sukarami chromosome 3L unlocalized genomic scaffold, Dgunungcola_SK_2 000003F, whole genome shotgun sequence region TAGATTTCGACTAATCCGCTGAAGAGTCACCAATCACTGCTCCTGATTGAACCACTTGAACTCGTAGTGCTTCAGCGAGTTCTCCTCGGGCAGCGCCTCCTTGGCGTCCAGTTTCCGCCAGCTGATGTGGGGCTGGAATCCAAACTCATTCGCAATGTACTCGATGGTCCGCTGCACTGCATCCTCGCCGATGGCGAAGTAGCTGCCCTGTTTGTCCCCGTTACGACCGCCTGTCTCCTCGTGACCATTGTAGTCCAGGACGTACTTGAACTTGTACAAATCTCCCGTTGCGCCAGCTGCACTGCCGCTTCCAGAGCCCACTGCTCCGCCACGGGGTAGAGATCCTCCAGTTCCTGAGGCTTTACTTCCACCAGCTGCACTTCCTCCGAATCCAGATCCTGGAGATCTTCCGCCAGCGAAACCGCCAACCGAACCACCAGCCGCACCGCCAGCTGAACCTCCAGATGGAGATGTCTTTCCTCCGCCAGATCCTCCAGATTGCGGTTTGCCAGAGAGACTTCCACCAGGCGCCTTTCCCACAAGGAAACCTCCACTGATTgctaatttcattaaaaatatattaataaattatttcccCCACTTTATTTATGTTTCGTTTTCTTCCACAACACTTACAGGGTGCACTTTCGGTTGGTGAATTTGCTGCTACTCCAGAAATTCCAGCGGTGGTTGCTGAATCTGTTAAAGTCCCAAAGGGAACTTAAGTAATGACTCAAATCATAATGTAAGACTAATGTAGAAAACGTGTAGATATCATAGTGCGAGAGATAACCGCTAGATggcgtattttttttttttttacttaacaAGAAGGTGTTAGCTAAACTGTTTCGTCAGACGTCGCAGAAAACATCGAAAAGTTAGAAATTTTACAAAGTTAGAAAATTTACCGAAAATTAGAAAGTTTAACAAAAGAGCGATTTAGTTCCGTAGGAGCGGTCTAGACCGACCAGCGCCTATTTAAGCGCGCTGATATCAATAatttcaaaaccaaaaaatcaagGACTTCGGCCTTCAGGCCGTTTTTCTGGAGCGTCTTCAGCGGCCCTAACAATTGTCTAGGTCCCGCAAAGGGGTTAAAAGCGCCAATGCAAAGAGAAGTGACCgaattcttaaataatttgaatataCCCCCAGTTTTTCTTACTCAAAAGTGGTGTTTGTTGTGTGTTCAGTGTGAGTGTGGGTTGTGTTTTCGAATGCGCCACTGTTTTCGCAGAGGCAACTCCCGATCGAAGGATTTTTTTAAGGCCAGCATTCGGAGCAGCGACTGATTGGATATTACTGGCATGGCCATC contains the following coding sequences:
- the LOC128258202 gene encoding protein lethal(3)malignant blood neoplasm 1 isoform X3, whose product is MSLKLVAIVSALLLLCLTHVLPAATTVRPYKFGFTIDEQQHRAEKRDERGIVMGEFGFITADGIYHVTVYATDEEGKFRILSMKSFPYAGPVGQKTLVATTTPKALPLPVALPKYNFNTEACSGCFLKKSPSSSPPKKEIRTLSQPLAPVQADSATTAGISGVAANSPTESAPSISGGFLVGKAPGGSLSGKPQSGGSGGGKTSPSGGSAGGAAGGSVGGFAGGRSPGSGFGGSAAGGSKASGTGGSLPRGGAVGSGSGSAAGATGDLYKFKYVLDYNGHEETGGRNGDKQGSYFAIGEDAVQRTIEYIANEFGFQPHISWRKLDAKEALPEENSLKHYEFKWFNQEQ